The Anaerolineae bacterium region CCCTCTAACCTCGCCCGGATCTCGGTAAAGGCTTGATCGCGAGCCTGTTTTCGAGACGCAATGTACGCTTCGATCGCTGGTGAATGCCCATTTGCCGCCGAGCCTTGCCAGCCCAGCCTTTCTCCGAGTTCGTCTTGAATTTCGATCCAGATAGCTTGTTCTAAATCGCTCTCCAACAGGAGAATGCGAATGGGTGCGTTTTCGTAAACAGGTTGTTCGCAAATTTGACATGCCGGACGCAGGTCTGCGTTGGTAAATTCAGATTGCTGGCGGATTGAAGCATAGAGGTCAACCCACAGAGGCGCATTGCTGTTGGCTTGCTTGTTTAAATAGGTGGCAGGGGTGTAGGTTCCGGCGCAATCTATTGCCACAACCAACAGGTCTTCCAGGCTGGCTTGTGCCATTTTGGTCAACTCAACCAGCGCCCGCGCTTCACAGGAACGCAAGACAGCCGCCAGGCGTGGGTGCGGCTTCCGTAAACTGACTTTGCCTGCCCAGGTAGCCGCATTGACCGGAAGTACTGGCGCAAGGGGATCTGCGTGCTCGAGCAGGGCAGGATCGCTGACCAATGCGGGAGTTACCGCCCCGCCTGGGGTGCGCATGGGGGTCAGGATAACATCCACAATTTGGTTGTCCAGAAGGCTCTTCAAAAAGCCCTGCAACGCTACCAGGGGCTGATGATTTTCAACGGGTAAAGAGATCTTCATAGTTTCTGCTCTATCTCCATTCGTCTAGATGACCAACCAGCTTGGGTATTAAACAGCCCACATCGCTTTCATTGGGTTTGGACCTTTTGCGCGCATGGCTTCGGTCATCTCGCGCACCGTTTCAGCAAAACGAGCTCCCTCGCTGGCGCTGATCCAACGCAACCAGACCCGATCTTCATCAAAGCCAGCACTCTTCAAGATTTCTTTGAGCGCAATCACCCTCCGTCGGGCTTTGTAGTTGCCTTCCTGATAATGGCAATCACCGGGGTGACAACCACCAATCAGGATGCCATCTGCGCCAGCTAAATCGGCTTTCAATACATACATGGGATCTACGGCGCCGCTGCACATCAGGCGAATAATGCGCACATTGGGCGGATACTGCAAGCGACTGGTGCCGGCTAAATCGGCGCCGGTGTAGGTACACCAGTTGCACAGGAATGCAATGATTTTGGGTTCGAATTCGGTCGTTTCTGTCATCCCTTAACTCCTTGCCTTCACGTTAACTTGCGCGCAAAATCAACTTAAAGCTGCATCAATCATCTCAGCAATTTGCAAGTACTCAAAGCCCAACTGCTGGCTGGCTTTATTGGGGCAGGCAGCCACACAAGCGCCGCAGCCCTGACACAACACGGCAACCACCTCAGCATACGCTGCACCTGGTTCAAGACGGCGGGCACCATACGGACAAACCTCAACACACAATCCACAAGCCGAGCACAGGCGAGGGTTGACCGAAGCAATGATTGGCGTTGCCGTCAGTTGCTTCTTCGCCAGCAGAGAAACCGCCCGCACTGCTGCGGCTTGCGCTTGAGCAATAGTCTCTTCCATGGCACGGGGCGAATGAGCCAAGCCAGCCAGATAGACTCCATCGGCAGCGAAATCCACCGGGCGCAGTTTGACGTGTGCTTCAAGGAAAAATCCTTCAGCCGTCAGAGGCAGTTTCAGTAAGCGGCTCAAGGCTTCATTGCCAGGCTCCGCTTCGATGCCCACACTCAAAACAACCTGCTCGACACATAGATGGATTTCCTCACCATCTGGTTGGGAAAGCACATGCACCCAGACCCTGCCATCTGAGCTTTCTTCAACCTGCGGTGGTTGCTCCGCATCGTACTGCAAGAAAACCACCCCTTGTCGCCGTGCTTCGGTGTAATAGGCCTCGCGGAAACCATAACTGCGCAGGTCACGGTAGAGGATATAAACTCTGCTGTGCGGCGAGCGGCGCTTGATCTCCAGGGCATTCTTGATTGCTTGTGTGCAACAGATGCGGGAACAATATGGATGATTCTCATCCCGCGAATCGACACACTGGATCATCACCACCGATTCGGGAGTCGATTGCGCTTCTTTCAAGCGGCTTTCGAGTTCACGCTGCGTAATCACAGCGCCAATTTCTCCGTAACCATACAGGCGAGTGGGAATTTCGCGCCCACCCGTGGCAACGACAATAACGCCGTGCAATAGTTCTTCGCAAGATCCGTCGGCATGACGAATAAGCGACGCGTATTGACCAACGTAGCCGCGTGTTTCGACGACTTCACACTCGGTAAACACCGTAATGCGCGGCTCGTCTCGTATGGCTGCGATCAGGTTACCCAGCAGTTGCTGAGGATCTGTGCCATCTAAACCGACATAGATATGGCGCAAATTACCACCCAATTCGGCCTGCCGTTCAACCAGATAAACCGGGAAGCCCTGGCGAGCGATGGATAGAGCTGCAGTCATGCCTGCCAGACCGCCGCCGATAACCATTGCCTGATGCGCCACCTCAAAGCTACCGCGTTGGATGGGACGCAGGCGCCGCGCCTTGGCGACTGCCATGGCGACCAACTCCTTGGCTTTCTCGGTAGCAATATCTGGCGTAGCCCGATGCACCCAGGCATCTTGCTCACGAATGTTGGCAAGCTCAAACAGGTGGGGATTCAAACCTGCTTGCCGGATGGTGTCCTGGAAGAGAGGTTCGTGGGTGCGAGGTGTACAACTGGCAACCACCACGCGGTTCAGACCGTGTTCTTGAATTTTAGAAACGATCTTATGTTGGGTATCCTGGGAACAGGTGTAGAGGTTGCGCTCGGCATAGACTACACCCGGTAAGTTGCGGGCATATTCAACCACCTCAGGAACGTTGACTACTCCCCCGATATTAATCCCGCAGTGGCAGACAAACACGCCGACCCGCGGCTCTTCACCACTGATATCGCGTTCTGGTGGGTAGACAGCCTGTCGGGTAAGCGTTCCGCGTCCGCCGGCTAATAACGCCGAAGCCTGGGCAGCAGCACAACTGGCTTCAATGACCGTTTCGGGAATGTCTTTGGGTTCGCCAAACGCGCCAGCAACAAAAATGCCCTCCCGATTGGTCTGGGTAGGGAGATAATGAGGCGATTCGGCAAATCCAAACTCATTTAAGTCAATCCCCAAGCGTCGCGCTGTTTCAATCGCTTCCGGTGTAGGTTTCAGTCCTACCGAAAGGACAACCAGATCGAATTCTTCTTCATGCGGGATAGGTTTTCCTTCGGCGTTGAAGGTCACATAGCTAACGCGCAGGTTGCGGCTACCGGGCACTTCACGCACGCTGGCAACCATACTGCGAACATAACGCACACCCTGTTCTCTTTCGGCGCGGGCAATATAGGCGTCAAATCCTTTACCAAAGGCGCGGATATCCATATAAAAGATGGTCGGTTGAATGCGGCTATCGTGCTCGCGAGCGATAACCGCCTCTTTCGTTGCATACATACAGCAAACCGAGGAGCAATACCCTTGCCCGCAGGCGTTATCGCGCGAGCCAACGCATTGAATCCAGGCGATCTTTTCGGGATGGCGCCCATCCGAAGGACGTTGCACCACACCAGCAAAGGGACCAGAGGCGCTTAACATACGTTCAAACTCAATGCTGGTAACCACATTGGGATAGCGCCCATAACCATATTCAGGCCGAATCTGATCGCTCAAAGGTTGAACGCCGGGCGCCAATAACACTGCCCCAACTTCGATTTCCTCAATCCTTTCGACCTGGTTATGATCGATGGCTTTGGCACGACAGGTGTACACACATTGCAGGCACTCCGAGCATATACCACAACTCAAACACCGGGCAGCTTCCTCACGAGCTTCTTCTTCGGTCAAGCCGGCATAAACCTCATGAAAGT contains the following coding sequences:
- a CDS encoding hydrogenase, which translates into the protein MKISLPVENHQPLVALQGFLKSLLDNQIVDVILTPMRTPGGAVTPALVSDPALLEHADPLAPVLPVNAATWAGKVSLRKPHPRLAAVLRSCEARALVELTKMAQASLEDLLVVAIDCAGTYTPATYLNKQANSNAPLWVDLYASIRQQSEFTNADLRPACQICEQPVYENAPIRILLLESDLEQAIWIEIQDELGERLGWQGSAANGHSPAIEAYIASRKQARDQAFTEIRARLEGDEGITGVFAACIRCHNCMTVCPICYCKTCVFKSHVFDHDPMKYLEWARQKGAQRMPPDTMLFHLTRQNHMALSCVGCGMCTDACPSELPVGLVFRAVAERLQQTFEYLPGRNVEEPLPLVTFKADEWTEVGE
- a CDS encoding CoB--CoM heterodisulfide reductase subunit D → MTETTEFEPKIIAFLCNWCTYTGADLAGTSRLQYPPNVRIIRLMCSGAVDPMYVLKADLAGADGILIGGCHPGDCHYQEGNYKARRRVIALKEILKSAGFDEDRVWLRWISASEGARFAETVREMTEAMRAKGPNPMKAMWAV
- a CDS encoding heterodisulfide reductase, subunit A/methylviologen reducing hydrogenase, subunit delta; translation: MSGEESMNPNTTKQPVGAVLVVGAGIGGMQASLDLAEAGFKVYLVEKSPAIGGIMAQLDKTFPTNDCAMCIMSPKLVEVGRHLNIDILTTSEVESIEGEPGNFRVKVRRRPRYVKLDACTGCGDCATACPVPRSDEFNGGLSQRKAIYKPYPQAIPNAYAIEKAGMAPCRDACPINQRAQGYVALVREGRYLDAYRTIKEENPFPSVCGRVCNHRCEEACSRNQSDQPVNIMALKRFVADWVWSKMDSGELSQEQVRWTNEVEPKDKKVAVVGSGPAGLTAALDLVRMGYGVTVFEALPVAGGMMRVGVPEYRLPYQLVQREIEQILAEGVELRLNSRVENIPALLKQGYDAVFVAVGAHGGIKLPIPGADLPQVTVATDFLRQVSLEDKVKLAQDLRGKRVLVLGGGNVAIDAAMSAVRLGAGWVGMSCLESRATMPAHDWEVRDAEDEGIAVYPSRTFKEITQEDGKVTGVRCVQVNFRGFIDGRPDFDEIPNTEEVIPADIVIFAIGQRPELDCLNGEVETVRGRFLKVDEETLATNVPGIFGGGDVVTGTSFIVNAIAAGHRAAQSIDRYLRGESLVVPKVRPPKVELTPTEVAARLLESQAARRARVEMKARPAAERKLDFHEVYAGLTEEEAREEAARCLSCGICSECLQCVYTCRAKAIDHNQVERIEEIEVGAVLLAPGVQPLSDQIRPEYGYGRYPNVVTSIEFERMLSASGPFAGVVQRPSDGRHPEKIAWIQCVGSRDNACGQGYCSSVCCMYATKEAVIAREHDSRIQPTIFYMDIRAFGKGFDAYIARAEREQGVRYVRSMVASVREVPGSRNLRVSYVTFNAEGKPIPHEEEFDLVVLSVGLKPTPEAIETARRLGIDLNEFGFAESPHYLPTQTNREGIFVAGAFGEPKDIPETVIEASCAAAQASALLAGGRGTLTRQAVYPPERDISGEEPRVGVFVCHCGINIGGVVNVPEVVEYARNLPGVVYAERNLYTCSQDTQHKIVSKIQEHGLNRVVVASCTPRTHEPLFQDTIRQAGLNPHLFELANIREQDAWVHRATPDIATEKAKELVAMAVAKARRLRPIQRGSFEVAHQAMVIGGGLAGMTAALSIARQGFPVYLVERQAELGGNLRHIYVGLDGTDPQQLLGNLIAAIRDEPRITVFTECEVVETRGYVGQYASLIRHADGSCEELLHGVIVVATGGREIPTRLYGYGEIGAVITQRELESRLKEAQSTPESVVMIQCVDSRDENHPYCSRICCTQAIKNALEIKRRSPHSRVYILYRDLRSYGFREAYYTEARRQGVVFLQYDAEQPPQVEESSDGRVWVHVLSQPDGEEIHLCVEQVVLSVGIEAEPGNEALSRLLKLPLTAEGFFLEAHVKLRPVDFAADGVYLAGLAHSPRAMEETIAQAQAAAVRAVSLLAKKQLTATPIIASVNPRLCSACGLCVEVCPYGARRLEPGAAYAEVVAVLCQGCGACVAACPNKASQQLGFEYLQIAEMIDAALS